One Etheostoma cragini isolate CJK2018 chromosome 18, CSU_Ecrag_1.0, whole genome shotgun sequence DNA window includes the following coding sequences:
- the chac1 gene encoding glutathione-specific gamma-glutamylcyclotransferase 1 produces the protein MKPQHITTGKTSLWIFGYGSLVWKPDFKYRRSQVGYIQGYKRRFWHGDNFHRGNDVLPGRVVTLIEDDDASTWGVAFEVTGSQVEESLKYLNVRETVCGGYITKMVDFFPEGENQLPVQALVYIATSDNALYLGPASPEMIGIQIAVCRGKTGHNLEYLLRLAEFMRSSCPHVEDHHLFSIEKAALSMASYLLAAQ, from the exons ATGAAGCCTCAACACATTACCACCGGGAAGACCAGCCTGTGGATCTTCGGGTACGGGTCACTGGTGTGGAAGCCTGACTTCAAGTACAGGAGGAGCCAGGTCGGTTACATTCAAGGCTACAAGAGACGGTTCTGGCACGGAGACAACTTCCATCGCGGGAATGACGTGTTG CCCGGAAGAGTAGTGACGCTGATTGAAGACGATGAC GCGAGCACTTGGGGTGTGGCGTTCGAGGTGACAGGTTCTCAAGTCGAAGAGTCCCTGAAGTACCTCAACGTGCGTGAGACGGTCTGTGGCGGCTACATCACCAAAATGGTAGATTTCTTCCCCGAGGGGGAGAACCAGCTGCCGGTTCAGGCTCTGGTGTATATCGCCACCTCAGACAACGCCCTGTACCTGGGGCCGGCCAGCCCAGAGATGATTGGCATCCAGATTGCTGTGTGCAGAGGGAAGACGGGCCACAACCTGGAGTATCTGCTCCGGCTCGCTGAGTTCATGAGGAGCAGCTGCCCGCACGTGGAAGACCATCACCTGTTCTCCATCGAGAAGGCTGCACTGTCTATGGCGTCCTATCTGTTGGCAGCCCAGTAG